One Osmerus mordax isolate fOsmMor3 chromosome 16, fOsmMor3.pri, whole genome shotgun sequence genomic window carries:
- the LOC136959236 gene encoding uncharacterized protein — MEDYSLSRMILIVLSALVYIAAMVVNGLAGAGKGPFHTSTGNVSKQYETDVTPAGWTFSIWGLIYGWLTAMVLYLASSLFRGYWSQAVLPYGFYICWISNMVLNMVWLLIWDRELMWAALVVLALMAGTNCCMVLFSCYAVDLYGVWLRSTHPRDLLCLRLLVQNGVSLYTTWTCIATLVNLSVVLGLEGVARDTAGTVSLCALLLGVLGWFILENFVLDRYVRYVLTIYPVVIIALGGIVSKHYQPGNPSANAVFSAVLLALACILFLVRVAMVIWRNKKQPLYSSVSSDHMTSPMMSPDASTNKKRKIFM, encoded by the exons ATGGAAGACTATAGTCTTTCCCGTATGATCTTGATTGTCTTGTCGGCGCTCGTGTATATTGCTGCTATGGTCGTTAACGGTCTTGCGGGAGCGGGCAAAG GTCCGTTTCACACCAGCACAGGGAACGTGTCTAAGCAGTATGAGACAGATGTAACTCCTGCAGGCTGGACCTTCTCTATCTGGGGCCTCATCTATGGCTGGCTGACTGCCATGGTGCTCTACCTGGCCTCCAGCCTCTTCAGAGG GTATTGGAGCCAGGCTGTGCTGCCCTATGGGTTCTACATCTGCTGGATCTCCAACATGGTGCTCAACATGGTGTGGCTGCTGATCTGGGACAGAGA GCTCATGTGGGCTGCCCTGGTGGTGCTGGCTCTGATGGCAGGAACCAACTGCTGCATGGTGCTGTTCTCCTGCTACGCTGTGGATCTGTACGGAGTCTGGCTCAGATCCACACACCCCAGAGACCTGCTGTGCCTGCGACTGctg gtccagAACGGCgtgtctctgtacaccacctggACGTGTATCGCCACCCTGGTGAACCTGTCCGTGGTGCTGGGCCTGGAGGGCGTAGCCCGGGACACAGCAGGGACCGTCTCCCTGTGTGCTCTGCTGCTGGGCGTGCTGggctg GTTCATCCTGGAGAACTTTGTTCTGGATCGCTACGTCCGCTACGTCCTGACCATCTACCCCGTGGTCATCATCGCTCTGGGGGGAATCGTGTCCAAGCActaccaacctggcaacccctcCGCCAATGCTGTCTTCTCCG CGGTTCTGCTGGCTCTGGCCTGCATCCtgttcctggtgcgtgttgccatggtgatctGGAGAAACAAGAAGCAGCCTCTGTATTCGAGCGTGTCCTCGGATCACATGACCTCGCCGATGATGTCACCTGATGCCTCGACCAATAAGAAGAGAAAGATCTTTATGTAG